Part of the Halodesulfovibrio aestuarii DSM 17919 = ATCC 29578 genome, AAAATCACATAAAGCCATGTCAAAAGATTAGCGACAACAGCAACCCCAACAGCAGCAGAACCTGCGTCTTTTGCGCGTTTTATAAATTCGTTTTTCTCGGGCATCACTAAATCTGCAATATTTTCAATCGCGGAATTGCATAACTCAAAAGCACAGACTATAAGCCACATGCCGGTCAGCAACAGCGCATATGGAAATCCGAAGAAGAACCACGCAACAATCAGTATTACTGGAACAAGCGCAACTTCTTGTTTGAATGCAATTTCAGAACGATACGTGGAAACAAGCCCTTGTATCGAATATCCTGTTGCTTGAAAAAAGTGCGCAACACCTGTTACAATTGATTTTTTTATCGGCACGGTGCCCCCTGTCCGGTATAATATACGCATTTTTTATGCAGCATTACAAAACTATTATGGTAACATAACCTGCACTGTACTAAGACATACGATCAAAATATCAATAAGTTTCAAAAAGTTGTCGATATCCATACAACTTTCAATTTACGTTTTACTAAAAATACATACTGTTTGTGCCCAGAATGTGCAAACGGCTACACACAAGGCTAGATATGGCAAAGGTATCACCGAAGAAAGCAATCAGACGATTTTGTCTCACATGTCAGGGAGGCTCTTCCAAGCGGGTAGAAGAGTGTGAGGACAACTCATGCCTGTTCTTCAACCATCGTCTTGGAACTGAACCGGAAAAACCTCAACGCAGCTCAGTACAACAAATCCGGCAATACTGTCTTATGTGTTCCGACAACAACCGGACGGAAGTACGTTCTTGTAGTGCCAGAGAACATTGCGACCTGTGGTCATTCCGTTTTGGATGTACTC contains:
- a CDS encoding diacylglycerol kinase, giving the protein MPIKKSIVTGVAHFFQATGYSIQGLVSTYRSEIAFKQEVALVPVILIVAWFFFGFPYALLLTGMWLIVCAFELCNSAIENIADLVMPEKNEFIKRAKDAGSAAVGVAVVANLLTWLYVIFV